A single Bufo bufo chromosome 6, aBufBuf1.1, whole genome shotgun sequence DNA region contains:
- the LOC121005819 gene encoding E3 ubiquitin/ISG15 ligase TRIM25-like: MAAADLREELNCSLCLSIYKDPVTLMCGHNFCQECIDPVLNSQEGNGVYSCPNCREHLPERPALRKNSVLSNIAQRFQSLPPAEANVCAFCLPDEVPAVICCQHCEAFLCDHHLRFHSKSSKHVFSEPTTLPEHKRCSVHKKPLEYFCSVDSACLCVLCKQDCELHGHDLQSLDDAAKSKKKTLRNIYDKLSSKRGRAEEKIQSLKWHDKKINAKAIGITRRLNTMHIDMKEQLTVLFNDVLKEVSRQAEQMSLTLLDLIKHLEIEKDELYSKMDHVGQLFNVSDPVMVIQESKGNYFCNEDEEEDDEYDKEPYVMGDLDESLISQTLHEGLSNVMKVAQEIKDWREYTDLLLDIDTAGNYLHVSEDLKTVSWSKENWNRPETPQRFQSFQVLSIKCFSSGRHHWEVEMSKSGGWAVGMCYPSIERKGDLSAIGADSKSWGLLGFINKFFLRHDGKQMVVSPQNGSCCRLRIDLDYEDGQLSFSERDDSVRHLHTFKANFTEPLHAVFWVSGNKNQEDCVVRIKLCKKVK, translated from the coding sequence ATGGCAGCTGCTGATCTGAGAGAAGAACTGAATTGCTCCCTCTGCCTGAGCATCTATAAAGACCCAGTCACCCTTATGTGTGGACACAACTTCTGCCAGGAGTGTATTGATCCTGTGCTGAATTCTCAGGAGGGAAATGGGGTCTACAGCTGCCCCAACTGTAGAGAACATCTACCAGAACGTCCTGCACTGAGGAAGAACTCAGTCCTGAGCAACATAGCCCAACGTTTCCAATCTTTACCACCAGCGGAAGCCAATGTCTGTGCCTTCTGTCTTCCAGATGAAGTACCTGCTGTTATTTGCTGTCAGCACTGCGAAGCTTTTCTTTGTGACCACCATCTAAGATTCCACAGCAAGTCATCAAAACATGTCTTCTCTGAGCCCACAACATTACCAGAGCACAAACGATGCTCTGTCCACAAGAAGCCCCTAGAGTATTTCTGCTCTGTGGACTCTGCTTGTCTGTGTGTGTTATGCAAgcaagattgtgagctccatggtCATGACTTACAGTCACTAGATGATGCAGCCAAGAGTAAGAAGAAGACATTGAGAAACATCTATGATAAATTGTCTTCTAAGAGGGGAAGGGCTGAGGAGAAGATCCAGAGTCTGAAGTGGCATGACAAAAAGATTAATGCAAAAGCAATAGGTATCACCAGAAGACTGAACACTATGCATATAGACATGAAGGAACAGTTGACTGTTCTGTTCAACGACGTCCTGAAGGAGGTCTCCAGACAAGCAGAACAAATGTCTCTCACACTCTTGGACCTAATCAAACACTTGGAAATTGAGAAGGATGAGCTGTACAGTAAGATGGACCATGTCGGACAGTTGTTTAATGTTTCTGATCCAGTAATGGTCATACAGGAATCAAAAGGAAATTACTTTTGTAATGAAGATGAAGAGGAAGATGACGAGTATGATAAAGAGCCGTATGTCATGGGTGATCTGGATGAGAGTCTGATCTCACAGACACTGCATGAGGGTTTATCTAATGTGATGAAAGTTGCACAGGAAATCAAAGACTGGCGGGAATATACAGACCTACTGCTGGACATAGACACGGCAGGTAATTATCTGCACGTATCGGAGGACCTGAAGACTGTCTCCTGGTCAAAAGAAAACTGGAACCGTCCAGAGACACCACAGAGATTCCAGAGCTTTCAAGTCTTGAGCATCAAGTGTTTCTCATCAGGACGCCATCACTGGGAAGTGGAGATGAGTAAATCAGGAGGTTGGGCGGTCGGGATGTGTTATCCTAGCATAGAGCGGAAGGGGGACCTCTCGGCTATTGGGGCCGATAGTAAGTCCTGGGGTTTATTGGGGTTTATTAATAAGTTCTTCTTGAGGCATGACGGTAAACAGATGGTAGTATCACCACAGAACGGCTCCTGCTGCAGACTGAGGATAGATCTAGATTATGAGGACGGTCAGTTGTCCTTCAGTGAGAGGGATGACTCAGTGAGACACCTCCACACCTTCAAGGCCAACTTCACCGAGCCTCTTCATGCTGTGTTTTGGGTGAGTGGAAATAAAAACCAGGAAGATTGTGTGGTGAGAATAAAACTTTGCAAGAAGGTAAAATAA